In one Mucilaginibacter ginsenosidivorax genomic region, the following are encoded:
- a CDS encoding NADP-dependent malic enzyme: MNKNNRKQDALNYHSMGRPGKIQVVPTKPTNSQRDLTMAYSPGVAEPCLRIAENVDDVYKYTAKGNLVAVISNGTAVLGLGNIGPEASKPVMEGKGLLFKIYADIDVFDLEVNAKSVDEFVAIVKALEPTFGGVNLEDISAPTCFEIERRLKAEMNIPVMHDDQHGTAIISAAALMNACEIQGKKLDKIKLVVNGAGAAAVSCSKMYLSIGVKKENLVMFDINGVLDQHRTDLDDIRMEFATTRTDVKTLSDAMKDADVFVGLSAGNVVTPAMLKSMAKKPVVFAMANPVPEIDYDLATAAREDIIMATGRSDYPNQVNNVLGFPYIFRGALDVRATAINEEMKIAATHAIAEMAKKPVPEAVNLAYNITNLKFGRDYIIPKPMDQRLITEVSMAVAKAAIESGVARKVITDWDAYAEELRSRLGNNDKLLRNLTNKAKQSPKRVVFAEADNYKILRSAQIVKDEGIATPILLGNIEKIKRIMRENELDLGDVQIIDPREGCENMDEYVNYLYNKRQRRGITLYEAKKLMVDRNYYGASMVQFGRADALISGLTKDYVSTVKPALQIIGTEEGVNRVAGMYMMITPKGPVFFGDTTVNVNPTVQELVDITVLIERSVKRFNISPRVALLSYSNFGSNEGAIPEKTRETVKILHEKYPDMVVDGDMQANFALNSDLLADNFPFSTLNGKPANTLIFPNLESGNIAYKLLQEIGGAEAVGPILLGLKKPVHVLQLGSSVREIVNMVTIAVITAQAKAANQ, encoded by the coding sequence ATGAACAAGAACAACCGTAAACAGGACGCGCTGAATTACCACTCCATGGGCCGTCCCGGGAAGATACAGGTAGTGCCCACCAAGCCTACCAATTCGCAACGAGATTTAACCATGGCTTATTCGCCTGGTGTTGCCGAACCCTGCCTGCGCATAGCCGAAAATGTTGACGATGTATATAAATACACCGCAAAAGGCAACCTGGTAGCTGTTATCAGTAACGGTACTGCCGTGTTAGGCCTGGGCAATATTGGCCCCGAGGCCAGTAAACCGGTAATGGAGGGCAAGGGCTTGCTGTTTAAAATTTACGCTGATATTGACGTGTTCGACCTTGAGGTGAATGCTAAAAGCGTGGATGAATTTGTTGCGATAGTAAAAGCGCTTGAGCCTACATTTGGCGGTGTAAACCTTGAGGATATTTCGGCCCCAACCTGTTTTGAGATAGAACGCAGGCTTAAAGCCGAAATGAACATCCCTGTAATGCACGATGATCAGCATGGTACGGCTATTATATCGGCCGCTGCTTTGATGAACGCCTGCGAAATTCAGGGCAAAAAGCTGGATAAAATAAAGCTGGTAGTTAATGGTGCAGGTGCCGCCGCAGTATCCTGTTCAAAAATGTACCTTTCTATAGGAGTTAAAAAAGAAAACCTGGTGATGTTTGATATCAACGGTGTGCTTGACCAGCACCGTACCGATCTGGACGATATCAGGATGGAGTTTGCCACCACCCGTACCGATGTAAAAACATTATCGGATGCCATGAAAGATGCCGACGTATTTGTTGGCCTGTCTGCCGGTAATGTGGTAACCCCTGCCATGCTGAAATCGATGGCTAAAAAGCCGGTGGTTTTTGCGATGGCCAATCCCGTTCCCGAGATTGATTATGATTTGGCAACTGCCGCCCGTGAGGATATTATCATGGCAACCGGCCGGTCCGATTATCCTAACCAGGTAAATAACGTGTTGGGTTTTCCGTACATTTTCCGTGGCGCGCTTGATGTAAGGGCTACCGCTATTAACGAGGAGATGAAGATAGCCGCTACCCACGCTATTGCCGAAATGGCCAAAAAACCGGTACCCGAGGCAGTTAACCTGGCTTACAACATTACCAACCTTAAATTTGGCAGGGATTACATTATCCCGAAACCGATGGATCAGCGGCTGATAACCGAGGTATCTATGGCGGTAGCTAAAGCAGCTATCGAATCGGGCGTTGCCCGTAAGGTAATTACCGATTGGGATGCCTATGCAGAGGAACTTAGGTCGCGTTTGGGCAACAACGACAAACTACTGCGCAACCTTACCAATAAGGCCAAGCAGAGCCCCAAAAGGGTGGTGTTTGCCGAAGCAGATAATTATAAGATCCTGAGATCGGCCCAGATAGTAAAGGATGAAGGTATTGCTACCCCAATATTATTGGGTAACATAGAAAAGATAAAACGGATCATGCGCGAAAACGAGCTTGACCTGGGCGATGTACAGATCATCGATCCTCGTGAGGGCTGCGAAAACATGGACGAATACGTTAATTATTTATACAATAAACGCCAGCGCCGCGGTATTACCTTATATGAGGCCAAAAAACTCATGGTCGACCGTAATTATTACGGCGCCAGTATGGTGCAGTTTGGCCGGGCCGATGCGCTGATATCGGGCTTGACAAAAGATTACGTAAGTACCGTAAAACCGGCACTGCAAATTATTGGCACCGAAGAGGGCGTAAACCGCGTGGCGGGTATGTATATGATGATAACCCCTAAGGGCCCTGTGTTTTTTGGCGATACCACCGTAAACGTGAACCCAACGGTGCAGGAACTGGTAGATATTACCGTATTGATAGAACGCTCGGTAAAACGCTTCAATATTAGCCCAAGGGTAGCTTTATTATCGTACTCCAACTTCGGATCGAACGAGGGTGCAATTCCCGAAAAAACAAGGGAGACGGTAAAAATACTGCACGAAAAATATCCCGATATGGTTGTTGATGGCGATATGCAGGCAAACTTTGCACTGAACTCCGATCTGCTGGCCGATAACTTTCCATTCTCAACACTAAACGGAAAGCCGGCCAATACGCTTATATTTCCTAATCTTGAATCGGGTAACATCGCATACAAATTGCTGCAGGAAATTGGCGGCGCCGAAGCGGTTGGACCGATATTGTTAGGTTTAAAAAAGCCGGTGCACGTGTTGCAGTTAGGCAGCTCGGTTCGCGAGATTGTGAACATGGTTACCATTGCGGTAATTACGGCGCAGGCTAAAGCAGCGAATCAATAG
- the ruvA gene encoding Holliday junction branch migration protein RuvA, whose translation MYDYISGKLVFKSPSHVVIDAGGVGYHINISVNTYSRLGADESCKLYIWQHVKEDALTLYGFADDGERRLFMHLISISGIGPNTGRMMLSSITPAEIQAAIVSGNVSLIQRIKGIGPKSAQRIILELQDKLRKEGPDTLTVVPINKTAKDEALTALVMLGFARNTAEKVLEQELNKNSGDLTVEQLIKFALKTL comes from the coding sequence ATGTACGATTATATTAGTGGTAAACTGGTTTTTAAAAGCCCATCGCACGTTGTTATTGACGCGGGCGGCGTAGGTTATCATATTAATATATCGGTAAATACATATTCAAGGCTTGGCGCCGATGAAAGCTGCAAGCTATATATATGGCAACATGTAAAAGAGGATGCGCTCACCCTGTACGGTTTTGCCGATGATGGTGAGCGCCGCTTGTTTATGCACCTGATCTCGATATCGGGTATCGGGCCAAATACAGGCCGTATGATGTTATCTTCTATAACGCCGGCCGAGATTCAGGCCGCTATTGTAAGCGGTAATGTTTCGCTTATTCAGCGTATTAAAGGGATTGGCCCAAAATCGGCACAAAGAATAATTTTAGAATTGCAGGATAAACTGCGCAAGGAAGGCCCGGATACCCTAACCGTTGTGCCAATAAATAAAACTGCTAAGGATGAAGCACTTACCGCCCTGGTAATGCTTGGCTTTGCCCGCAATACTGCCGAAAAGGTATTGGAGCAGGAATTGAATAAAAATAGCGGCGATTTAACTGTTGAACAACTAATTAAATTTGCTTTAAAAACCCTATAA
- the sov gene encoding T9SS outer membrane translocon Sov/SprA: MFTYNIIISVLVILTFGVLSGAYAQQQIPKIRTDTTRKSVPLDLAQPKNVRVREGIFSSDPPGLVRTVEYDAATNRYILYERVGNLLYRPPQYLTFAEYLKLTDKSKQRNYYKQLADNYAYDSQQPGFIPVIKVRSRTFEQIFGSQNIDIRPQGSAEMILAGQVNKNENPLFNTRQRSQFNFNFDQKIQLNVTGNIGDKLKITTNYNTDAQFQFENQVKLDYTGSPDEIIQKIEAGTVSMPLPTTLITGSQALFGVKTKLKFGRLDITSILSQQRSQSKTITITNGSQQGEFRLTPADYEANKHFFLSQYFRNNYNKALANIPIISSNINITKIEVWTTNRTNVTTDSRDILAFLDLGENKPYNTSRIQGGAGFSGLPAGFKGPGFAQQSNSLLTNLPADARQTNSNAVASYFQSTGNTDNYAKLTYARKLTDKEYTLHPQLGYISLNYPLNNDEVLAVAYQYTINGVQYQVGEFSSDVAVDPNTPKVLFVKLLKNELLKTNLPSWDLMMKNIYSLGAFQIAPTNFKLTVTRLDDKSGIEKTVMEEGANLKGKLWLQVAGLDNLDQQGAKQPDGYFDFLEGVTIDSQNGRISFPTIEPFGSDLAAKFTAGETDLTKRYVYQQLYDSTKTIAQQYFPALNRYVIKGTYTSTGGSEYQLNAVNIPQGSVTVTAGQLKLTEGTDYTVDYNSGRIRILNQALLSSGQTISVKLENNELFGVQQKSLYGSRFDYHVNDKLNLGGTLMHLTEQPITQNETAGEESISNTIWGFDVNYSSDSRMLTRLVDKIPLIHTKAPSSVTFSGEFAQLLPGSPGALNFAGSKNGTSYLDDFENSQSIIDIKSANAWQISGTPQLFPEASRFDDLSYGYNRARLAFYNIDPIFYTNSNNIAISRADLSNHYARQVLEQEVFPYKQSSTGQPLTLATLNMAFYPNVRGPYNYTTTGFNPDGTLQNPKTRWGGMFRKLETNDFESLNVSYIEFWVLDPFIYKPNSAGGDLYFNLGSISEDILKDGRKSLENSLPVNGDFTQVDETNWGRVSKLQPVINAFDNNPDARRLQDVGLDGLNDADEQKKFAPVVNQVKGQLSAQAATNFANDPSSDDYQYYQGSALDQARLGILDRYSKYNGTDGNSKTSQQSQAELGIQNSASTSLPDGEDINRDNNMSQEDSYFQYKVSIRPGDMVVGQNNISDKVTANVKLPDGTTQSVNWYQFRIPITDYQSKVGNIGDFKAIRFMRMFMTNFADTAILRFATLELVRGEWRAFNIERNPLNVIADPSISNPPLDNSVLDVQAVNIEENGNRTPIPYVVPPGIQRQRNYNNLQTNTKLNEQSLSLNVKNLRDGYSRAAFRTFYNDLRKYKRVQMFVHAEGELLKDDDLNAFLRLGVDYQDNYYEYEVPLKITQPGTSSPDAIWPDANAIDLELGLLTRAKLARNHSNVSFNQVFKYTEGTQTVYIKGQPDLSRLRTIMIGVRNPLKGSQATGTDDGLDKTGTVWFDELRLTDFDQRGGWAATARLDTKLADFADVTVSGSKTSIGFGTLDSRLNDRSQSDNQVYDISATAELGKFFPAKSGISIPAYINVSSQTSMPQYDPGAPDIELKQSLAAATSTKERDSIRNAAVDYTFRKSFNFTNVHKTKLDPTAKNHVWDIENLSASYAFTQFTHHDFTTQSDLEKTYHFTFAYNYTNAPKYYSPFAKIIKSNLLALAHDINFSILPSRLNFSINFDRFYSENTLRDNDPNNFIPIPTTTFNKYFNITRVYGIGWNLSKSLSLDIDATNLSVVDEPAGRINGLKRDTLWDNLKKLGRTTNYNHTININYTLPINKIPGMDWTSVTTRYSTHFNWQTQPLFAINDPSYDVGNSISNLREIQVNPTFNMVSLYNKFPFIRKAGNPNSPGGISKVLIGLLTSVKNVSATYSRKQGIYLPGYLPQSGIFGENSDYNAPGIGFLLGSQTDIRAKAVANGWISTDTLQNQLYTKSLNEDMHFRAVLEPIPGLKIDLIAFKTQDHNYQSNFKYLAATNSIESLSPVTTGNYSVSYLTIGTAFKKTTGINNTSPLFQQMLANRSIISQRLAAQNPNSTQLVDSVGLRDGYGQNSQNVLVPAFLAAYTGKKAAKASTSQFPKIPIPNWDVRYSGLAKIPFFADIFDSFDLSHGYRSSYNVNGFTTLLQYQEANGASSARDLNNDFLPLYQFSQVTIFEQFVPLLGASARFKNSMTANVEFRQSRTLSLSLLNSQLAQQNEKIMVFGFGYHTKNFHFPFGLFPGGSPKDVNFKLDFSLRDNKTLIYRADVAAAEISSGAQNITVRPSIDYVINQRFNLNLFYDSNITRPYTSQTFNTAFTNFGINLKLLLQ, from the coding sequence ATATTTACTTATAATATTATTATAAGTGTATTGGTAATTCTCACTTTTGGTGTGCTCAGCGGCGCGTATGCGCAGCAGCAAATACCGAAAATAAGGACCGATACGACCCGGAAAAGTGTGCCACTTGACTTAGCCCAACCCAAAAATGTTAGGGTCAGGGAGGGTATTTTTAGTTCCGATCCTCCGGGACTTGTGCGCACCGTTGAATATGACGCTGCAACAAACCGCTATATTCTGTACGAACGGGTGGGCAATTTGCTATACCGGCCGCCGCAATACCTCACCTTTGCCGAATATTTAAAACTTACCGATAAATCAAAACAGCGTAACTACTACAAGCAGTTGGCAGATAACTATGCCTACGATTCGCAGCAGCCGGGCTTTATTCCTGTCATAAAAGTAAGGAGCCGCACGTTTGAGCAAATTTTTGGTAGCCAGAACATTGATATCCGTCCGCAGGGATCGGCAGAAATGATATTGGCCGGGCAGGTTAATAAAAACGAAAATCCTTTATTTAATACCAGGCAGCGCAGCCAGTTTAATTTTAATTTCGACCAAAAGATTCAGCTTAATGTAACCGGTAATATTGGCGATAAATTGAAAATTACCACCAACTACAATACCGATGCGCAATTTCAGTTTGAAAACCAGGTAAAGCTGGATTATACAGGCTCGCCCGACGAGATCATCCAGAAAATAGAAGCCGGTACCGTAAGCATGCCGCTGCCAACCACGCTGATAACCGGTAGCCAGGCGCTTTTTGGTGTAAAAACCAAGCTGAAATTTGGTCGGTTGGATATTACCAGTATTTTATCGCAACAGCGGTCGCAGTCGAAAACAATTACGATAACCAATGGTTCGCAGCAGGGCGAATTCAGGCTTACACCCGCGGATTACGAAGCCAATAAGCACTTCTTTTTATCGCAGTATTTTCGCAATAACTATAACAAGGCGCTGGCCAATATCCCGATCATCAGCTCCAATATCAACATTACAAAAATCGAGGTTTGGACAACTAACCGTACCAACGTAACCACCGATTCAAGAGATATATTAGCTTTTCTTGACCTTGGTGAAAATAAACCTTACAACACCTCAAGAATACAGGGTGGTGCTGGTTTTAGCGGCTTGCCGGCCGGCTTTAAAGGACCAGGCTTTGCGCAGCAGTCCAACTCATTGTTAACAAATCTGCCTGCCGATGCAAGGCAAACAAACTCAAACGCAGTAGCCAGTTATTTTCAATCAACAGGCAATACAGATAACTATGCCAAGCTCACTTATGCCCGCAAACTCACCGATAAGGAATATACGCTCCACCCGCAATTAGGCTATATCTCGCTTAATTATCCTTTAAATAACGATGAAGTTTTGGCGGTTGCTTATCAATACACCATCAACGGTGTACAATACCAGGTGGGGGAGTTTAGCAGCGATGTAGCGGTTGACCCCAATACGCCTAAAGTGTTATTTGTAAAATTGCTGAAAAACGAACTGCTGAAAACCAATTTGCCTTCGTGGGACCTGATGATGAAAAACATCTACTCACTGGGCGCGTTCCAGATTGCTCCAACCAATTTTAAATTGACAGTGACCCGGCTTGATGATAAATCGGGTATCGAAAAAACAGTGATGGAGGAAGGGGCCAACCTTAAAGGCAAACTTTGGCTGCAGGTTGCGGGGCTTGATAATCTTGATCAGCAAGGCGCTAAACAGCCCGACGGGTATTTCGATTTTTTGGAAGGAGTTACTATAGACTCGCAAAACGGCCGCATTTCGTTTCCTACTATTGAACCATTTGGGTCGGATTTGGCAGCTAAGTTTACCGCCGGCGAAACGGACCTTACCAAGCGTTACGTATATCAGCAGCTGTACGATTCTACAAAAACAATAGCACAGCAATATTTCCCGGCCTTAAACAGGTACGTGATCAAAGGTACCTATACTTCAACTGGCGGTTCTGAATACCAGCTGAACGCTGTAAATATTCCACAAGGATCAGTTACTGTAACAGCAGGCCAGCTTAAACTAACTGAGGGTACAGATTATACGGTTGATTACAACTCCGGCCGGATAAGAATATTAAACCAGGCTTTGCTGTCGTCGGGCCAAACCATCAGCGTAAAGCTGGAAAATAATGAGTTGTTTGGGGTTCAACAAAAGTCATTATACGGATCGAGGTTTGATTACCATGTGAACGATAAGCTGAATTTGGGCGGTACGCTGATGCATCTTACCGAGCAGCCTATTACTCAAAATGAAACAGCAGGAGAGGAATCAATATCTAATACCATATGGGGTTTTGATGTTAACTATAGTTCAGATTCGCGCATGCTTACGCGCCTGGTTGATAAAATACCGCTGATCCACACCAAGGCGCCATCGTCGGTTACCTTTTCGGGCGAGTTTGCCCAGTTGTTGCCCGGCAGCCCCGGCGCGTTAAATTTTGCCGGCTCAAAAAACGGTACATCGTACCTGGATGATTTTGAAAACAGTCAATCCATCATCGATATAAAAAGTGCCAACGCCTGGCAAATTTCGGGTACACCGCAGTTATTCCCCGAAGCCAGCCGGTTTGATGACCTGAGCTATGGTTACAACCGCGCCCGCCTTGCATTTTATAATATCGACCCTATATTTTATACCAACTCTAATAACATCGCCATATCCAGGGCCGACCTGTCCAACCATTACGCAAGGCAGGTTCTGGAGCAGGAAGTATTCCCTTATAAGCAGTCGAGCACCGGGCAGCCATTAACCCTGGCTACACTGAACATGGCGTTTTATCCAAATGTGCGCGGTCCGTACAACTATACTACTACGGGCTTTAATCCCGATGGTACTTTACAAAATCCAAAGACACGCTGGGGCGGTATGTTCAGGAAATTAGAGACCAATGATTTTGAATCGTTAAACGTATCATACATTGAGTTTTGGGTGCTCGATCCTTTTATCTACAAACCTAATTCGGCGGGTGGGGATTTGTACTTCAATTTAGGCAGTATATCCGAAGATATATTGAAGGATGGCCGCAAGAGTTTAGAGAACAGCCTGCCCGTAAACGGCGACTTTACCCAGGTTGACGAAACCAACTGGGGAAGGGTATCTAAACTTCAACCGGTTATTAACGCATTCGACAATAATCCTGATGCACGCCGTTTGCAGGATGTGGGTTTGGATGGATTGAATGATGCCGACGAGCAGAAAAAATTTGCCCCCGTAGTTAACCAGGTTAAAGGACAGCTGAGTGCACAGGCAGCAACCAATTTTGCTAATGACCCATCGTCGGATGACTATCAGTACTACCAGGGCTCGGCACTTGACCAGGCAAGGTTAGGTATCCTTGACAGGTATAGTAAGTATAACGGTACCGATGGCAACTCCAAAACATCGCAGCAATCGCAGGCCGAACTGGGGATCCAAAATTCGGCGTCAACCTCATTACCCGACGGCGAGGATATTAACCGCGATAATAACATGAGCCAGGAAGATTCGTACTTTCAGTACAAAGTATCTATCCGCCCGGGCGATATGGTTGTTGGGCAAAACAACATCAGCGATAAGGTAACGGCCAACGTTAAACTGCCCGATGGTACAACTCAATCCGTAAACTGGTACCAGTTCAGGATCCCGATTACTGATTACCAAAGTAAGGTTGGTAACATTGGCGATTTTAAAGCCATTCGTTTTATGCGGATGTTCATGACCAATTTTGCCGATACCGCCATCCTTCGTTTCGCGACATTGGAATTAGTGCGCGGCGAATGGCGGGCTTTTAATATCGAGAGAAATCCGCTTAATGTTATTGCCGATCCATCTATAAGCAACCCTCCTTTAGATAACTCCGTGCTTGATGTGCAGGCAGTAAATATCGAGGAGAATGGTAACCGTACGCCCATCCCTTACGTGGTACCTCCGGGCATTCAGCGCCAGCGTAACTATAACAACCTGCAAACAAATACCAAGCTGAACGAGCAATCGCTGTCGCTGAATGTAAAAAATCTGCGAGATGGTTATTCAAGGGCCGCTTTCCGGACATTTTATAACGATTTACGCAAATACAAACGCGTACAAATGTTTGTGCACGCCGAAGGCGAGTTGCTAAAAGACGATGACCTGAACGCGTTTTTACGACTTGGTGTTGACTACCAGGATAACTATTACGAGTACGAAGTACCTTTAAAGATTACGCAGCCGGGCACCAGCAGTCCCGATGCCATATGGCCCGATGCCAACGCCATTGACTTAGAACTTGGTTTGCTTACCCGTGCAAAACTTGCCCGTAACCACAGCAACGTATCCTTTAACCAGGTATTTAAATATACCGAAGGCACCCAAACTGTTTATATAAAAGGCCAGCCCGACTTAAGCCGCCTGCGTACCATTATGATTGGTGTACGTAACCCTTTAAAAGGCAGCCAGGCAACCGGCACCGATGATGGGCTGGATAAAACAGGTACGGTTTGGTTTGATGAACTGCGCTTAACTGATTTTGACCAGCGTGGTGGCTGGGCGGCTACAGCAAGGCTGGATACCAAACTGGCCGATTTTGCCGACGTTACCGTATCGGGCAGTAAAACTAGCATAGGTTTTGGTACGCTGGATTCACGGCTGAACGACAGGAGCCAGAGCGATAACCAGGTTTACGATATATCCGCCACTGCAGAGTTGGGTAAGTTTTTCCCGGCTAAAAGTGGGATCAGCATACCTGCCTACATTAATGTGTCGTCGCAAACAAGCATGCCTCAGTATGACCCGGGGGCGCCAGATATCGAACTAAAGCAATCACTTGCTGCAGCCACAAGCACCAAAGAGCGTGATTCGATAAGGAACGCGGCGGTTGATTACACATTCCGAAAAAGCTTCAACTTTACCAACGTACATAAAACAAAGCTTGACCCTACAGCCAAAAACCATGTTTGGGATATCGAGAACCTGAGCGCCAGCTACGCCTTTACACAATTTACCCATCATGATTTTACAACCCAAAGTGATTTAGAAAAAACTTATCACTTTACCTTTGCCTATAATTATACCAACGCGCCCAAATACTATAGCCCGTTTGCTAAAATTATTAAAAGTAATTTGCTGGCACTGGCACACGATATCAACTTCAGCATTTTGCCATCAAGATTAAATTTCAGTATTAATTTTGATCGGTTTTACTCGGAGAATACACTGAGGGATAACGACCCTAATAATTTTATCCCTATACCAACAACTACGTTTAACAAATACTTTAACATTACCAGGGTATATGGCATAGGCTGGAATTTATCAAAATCGTTATCGTTAGATATCGATGCCACCAATCTATCGGTTGTTGATGAGCCAGCCGGGCGCATTAATGGTTTAAAACGTGATACGCTTTGGGATAACCTGAAAAAGTTAGGCCGTACTACCAACTACAACCACACTATCAACATCAATTATACGTTGCCTATCAACAAAATTCCGGGGATGGACTGGACATCTGTAACCACCCGTTACAGCACCCACTTTAACTGGCAAACCCAGCCTTTGTTTGCCATTAATGATCCTTCGTATGACGTAGGTAACAGTATAAGCAACCTGCGCGAAATCCAGGTGAACCCTACCTTTAACATGGTATCGTTATATAACAAGTTTCCATTTATACGCAAGGCCGGTAACCCTAATTCGCCGGGTGGCATTAGCAAGGTGCTAATTGGCCTGCTTACCAGTGTTAAAAATGTAAGTGCTACTTATTCGCGCAAGCAAGGCATCTATTTACCCGGCTATCTGCCTCAATCAGGTATTTTTGGCGAAAACTCAGATTACAACGCGCCGGGCATAGGCTTTTTATTAGGCAGCCAAACCGATATCCGTGCCAAGGCAGTGGCCAACGGATGGATATCTACAGATACACTGCAAAATCAGTTGTACACAAAATCGCTTAATGAGGATATGCACTTCAGGGCTGTTCTTGAACCAATCCCGGGCCTTAAGATTGACCTCATCGCTTTTAAAACGCAGGATCATAACTACCAATCAAACTTTAAATACCTGGCCGCAACCAACAGTATAGAATCGTTAAGCCCGGTTACCACAGGTAACTATAGTGTCTCTTATTTAACTATAGGTACGGCGTTCAAAAAAACTACCGGTATTAATAATACATCGCCGCTGTTTCAGCAAATGCTTGCCAACCGTTCCATTATATCGCAAAGGCTTGCCGCGCAAAATCCTAATTCAACGCAATTGGTAGATTCTGTTGGGCTTAGAGATGGATACGGCCAAAACTCACAAAACGTGCTGGTGCCTGCGTTTTTGGCTGCCTACACAGGTAAAAAAGCGGCGAAGGCCAGTACATCGCAGTTTCCTAAAATACCTATACCCAACTGGGATGTAAGGTATAGCGGCCTGGCCAAAATTCCGTTCTTCGCCGATATTTTCGACTCGTTCGATCTGAGCCATGGTTACCGCTCATCATATAACGTAAACGGATTTACCACGCTGCTGCAATACCAGGAGGCTAACGGTGCCAGCAGCGCGCGCGATTTAAATAACGACTTTTTGCCGCTTTACCAGTTTTCGCAGGTTACCATATTTGAGCAGTTTGTACCTTTGCTGGGGGCCAGCGCCAGGTTTAAAAACAGCATGACCGCCAATGTAGAGTTCAGGCAGAGCCGTACGCTTAGCCTAAGCCTGCTTAACAGCCAGCTGGCGCAGCAAAACGAAAAGATAATGGTTTTTGGCTTTGGCTATCATACCAAAAACTTTCACTTCCCGTTCGGCCTGTTCCCCGGTGGTAGCCCTAAGGATGTAAACTTTAAGCTCGATTTCTCGCTACGCGATAATAAAACCCTTATTTACCGTGCCGACGTAGCAGCCGCAGAAATATCATCAGGTGCACAAAATATTACCGTAAGGCCATCAATTGATTACGTGATAAACCAACGTTTTAACCTCAACCTGTTTTATGATTCAAACATCACCCGGCCGTACACCTCGCAAACGTTTAATACCGCGTTTACCAATTTTGGCATTAACCTGAAATTGTTGCTTCAATAA
- a CDS encoding YcxB family protein — protein MEDIKVTSAIDFKTYLIISLRASYNRSLVILTIIAFAFLQYSTFSDSAFTWKDEVFLISIYGGILGIVLPLTIYFKCKHNMKTVPYLSETLLYIVNDEKIEVKGDSISNSTNWQYVTKLIEREKYFLLRRAARNFNYLPKDGFQSKEDMNRLKAIAKEKGIKFSYK, from the coding sequence ATGGAAGATATCAAGGTTACCAGCGCGATAGATTTTAAGACTTATCTGATCATTAGCCTAAGGGCATCATATAACAGGAGTTTAGTTATATTAACCATTATAGCTTTTGCTTTTCTCCAATATTCCACATTTTCAGATTCGGCGTTTACATGGAAAGATGAGGTTTTTTTAATATCTATATATGGAGGAATTTTGGGGATTGTATTGCCACTAACCATTTACTTTAAATGCAAGCACAATATGAAAACCGTTCCATATTTAAGCGAAACGCTATTATATATTGTCAATGACGAAAAAATTGAAGTTAAGGGAGATTCCATCAGTAACAGTACCAACTGGCAGTATGTAACTAAGCTTATCGAACGGGAAAAGTATTTTTTGCTTCGCCGGGCTGCACGTAATTTCAATTACCTGCCAAAAGATGGCTTTCAATCCAAAGAAGATATGAACCGGCTTAAGGCCATTGCCAAAGAAAAAGGCATCAAATTTTCATATAAATAA